In Lolium perenne isolate Kyuss_39 chromosome 5, Kyuss_2.0, whole genome shotgun sequence, the sequence acccctatgagcacctccggaagactgagccggcggattttggatcttgaaattgacgaagtcaccacaggcgcctcgctgtcgacgggaatatcgcctcccactgaatgaatattttgTCTTTATgaaacacacagatgtcaaacctgagggtttgaactctggtgggcttggGGTACAACCACCCAACCTCATGTTGGTTCTCAAAATATTTTAAAATTTAATCTGTACACATAGTATATGTGATTATATGCATTTTTTTGAAAAGGGAGCAAAGGCCCGGTCTCTGCATAAATCGATGTACATAGCCTTTTAAAGTATTATTCAGAGTAACATAATGACATAGTTATATATGCATAGAAAGTAATCTCGATGGTCGAGTTGCCATATTATGGACTATATACAAGAAAAAAGTTTGTCTAAAGCATGTGCCCTTGTATATCTTGGGTCCAGATCTAGATAACCGTTGGTCTTTCTATCATTGTAGTATTACTTACTTCCTCCGTTCGAAAATATAAGCCGTTCTTAAATTTCGCTTGTCCACAACTTAGAACTTTGACTATAATTTATACTTATAATATGTTCATTATATAAATGTATATGAAATGAATGAGATTTGTATGGAGGATGCAACGATaccattttttcgataaagagcatatattaatatcgcgaagaTACCAATGATTTTGTATATATTAGCGGTCAAAGATCTACATCGATGAATCGTGCACACAAATGTGTCTCTTATATTTGAGGATGGAGGAAATACTGTATTATTTAATTTATCCACCACGCCAACGATAGCAGCCAAACAAAACATTATCGAAAAAAAAGCAGCCAAACAAAAGTACGACAAGTAGTTTCACGTTTATTTCAATCGTCCATGGTCGGCAGCTAGCGACCAGAAGATACAACTAGTTGAGAGCGAGTTCGGATGGGAGGAGGGTTGGCTGGTTCTCCGTACGTACGCGCATGTAAAGGCAGCAACACCAAGTCAGAAGAggaaactaaaaaaaaaaaagcCATCGATCAAGTACTTCATCAAACGTAGCAGAGCTGCCACCTGCCAGCTTGGACTAGTGCTAGCAACTTTAGGCATCGATCCATGACGGCAGCGACGCTCCTCGCCCTGCTGCTTCTTCTCGTCGCCGGCGCTTATGGTATCGCGGCacagggcggcggcgcggcaggaACTCGGCCGCGGCGGCAGCAGGTGGTGGACGTGGGGGTGATCTTGGACAGGAAGACATGGGTGGGGAACATGAGCTGGACGTGCATCGAGCTGGCCCTGGAAGAGTTCTATGCTCACCCTAGCCACGCCAACCACAGCACCAGGCTGAAACTCCACCTCAGGGACACCGTCGTCGACGCCGTCAGTGCCGCAGCCGCAGGTACGTGCGCACGCACTTTTTTCTGTGTGTAACTGCGTAACTATAACTCTTTCATTGCCTCGAAGCAAAAGCACTGTACTTCTGTACCTCCTCTGATTGTCCTGTCCCGGTGGTTTGGGCTAGTTGAATTTAGTTCGTAAGTAGTCTACTTTTAGTATGTAGTTCACTCATCTTTGTCTGTATGTATTCAACTTTAAAATATCTAAACAGTGAACAGAGATTAGAATTTAGAAAGCCCTGGAATCCGAACTACTCCAAAATTTCCAATTGTTCGGAGTAGAAGACTGCCGATCTTTCAGTTTCTACCATGTATGGATTTCGACCTTAAGTATAGCATGCATGCTATTGACATGCATGCTTCATGGTGGTGTGTGGCATCGACGACGCGGCTCCTTATCGTGACCGGCCGCATGGCGTCGTCTTCTCTGAACCTAAGTACGCCATGGCCGGTTAACCGTAGACCTTGCCGTAAATTCACAGGCCTTGAAGTCGTCGCCCAGATTCACTCGACGACTGCTCTGATTGTTGTTGCGCAATTTATCGCGGCTCTGGAAGACCACGGCCAAACCTCTGGACAAGAACGTGTTAGATTAGATGGAGGCCGGGGCGCCGGGCTAAAGGGCCTTCACGCGGCAGCAGAGTGCAGTTTCTGGCCCTTGTCCTGGGGTGACATCCCttatttgaacttgaacttgtctGTTAGGCTATTGGATTTTTCCTAAGTAACAAATATGTTTACATGATATATATCCTCCACATATAAACCTGTCatcgttgtttcaatgcctttatctATTTAATGCCAGACACACTGTGCCTTACATCTAAAAAGTTAGGCAATCTGACAATGCGTGTTCCAATGCTTTCCCCACCGCAGATTTTCCTTATGAATAAGAGGCCTTAGTATGAAATATGTTTCTAACTAATATCAGCATTGCAGGGGTTTATCTACTGAAAAATGTCAGTGTGCGAGCGATCGTTGGGCCACAGACGTCAACTCAGGCTAAATTTCTTGCGCAGCTCGGGAACAAATCATCGGTTCCGATTATTTCACTCGCCTCTGGTGGCCATTCACGATCTGGACTAAATCCATACTTCATACGGATGGCGTGGAACGACTCCGCTCAAGCAAAGGCTATCGCCTCAATTGTTCAAAGATACAATTATAGGGAAGTCATCCCTGTATATGAGGATGATGATTCCAATATCAAATTCATTCCTGACCTTGTTGACTCCCTCAGACAAGTTGACACTCGTGTCTCGTACAGGTGCAAGATCCATCCTTCAGCTAAAGACGATGACATCATGAGAGCTATCTCAAGCTTGAGAGACCATTGGACAAGTGTATTCGTTGTGCGTTTGTCGAATACGTTAGCTCTTAAATTTTTTCAGCTTGCTAAAAAAGAAGAGATGATGAGTCCGGGATTTGTATGGATTACTGCATATGGCTTGACAGATATCTTTGATGTCGTCGGTTCTCCTGCTCTTGATGTGATGCAAGGAGTCCTTGGGGTGAAACCTCATGTTCAAGATACTATGGAGCTTCAAAGCTTCAGACAGAGATGGCGCAAGAAGTACCGATCAGAAAATCCAGGCACCTCATTAAGTGGACCTACAGTGTCTGGCCTCTATGCTTACGATACCATATGGGCCTTAGCATTAGCAGCAGAGGAAGCTGGATTTGTGAAATCAGACTTTGGGCTGTCTACAACAAATAATGGATCCACTGACTTTGAGAGAATAGATACTTCAAAGGCTGCTAAAAAACTGAGAGATTCACTCTTGCACGTCAATTTTCTAGGCATCAGCGGAAGATTTCAGATTGAAGACATGCAATTAGTATCAGCAAGTTACTCCATAGTTAACATTGTTGGTCAGAAGGGAAGAGTAGTCGGTTTCTGGACTCCAGGATCTGGTATCTCTAGTAGTCTAAATATGACTGCTGACATTCACACCATCATATGGCCGGGTGATACGGACACTCGACCTAGAGGTTGGCTATTTCCAAGGAATAAAACTCTTAACATAGCCATACCTGCGAAAGGTGGGTATGGCGAATTTGTCAGATATGAAAATGACCCGAAAGGGTTCTCCATCGATGTATTTCAGGAAGTAGTTGCTTCTTTACCCTACAAAGTACCAATGTACTACCTTCCATTTGAAGATGGGAGAGGAGAGAATAATGGAACTCTTGATAAACTTGTCTACAAAGTTTATCTTAAGGTATGTGTGGACTTCTCTTTGTTGCACTTCGCGTTCAGAGAACACTTTACAATTTATCTATTTAATCAACTAATAAGTACTTAATGACCACATCCAATTAGCAAAAGCCTAAATTCATAGTTTTAAAGATTATTTTCTCACGAACATGTGCatgcaaaaaataaaaataaaaataaaagttaTTCCACAATTTTTAGAAACAGAGACAAAAGCTTACCTCAATCTATTAATTGAGAAGAAGAGAATGCCCCGAAAACCGGGTGAAACCCGTCACAACAACACACACGATCACATTCTAACAACTCTAAAAGGATGAAACTCCATGACTGCCTCGACGCACCAACAAATCCGCCCAACACACTACAACTGAAAACCTTTGACACATAGAGTCAACACCTTGCAAAGAACCCTGCTTGAAACACAACAGGGGATTCAGACCCAAGAACAAAGACATCGGGCACAACATCTCCAGAAGATGAGATATTCATCAAGCATCCGTGTATAGCTTAATTGAGACACACTCTTCTTCAATTTATGTGCACACACCAACCGAAAAAGTAAAATAGTTATTAATCTTAATTTGTACAGTACAAACGTAGGCGCTCACATACACGtgtatacactcacccctatgaacgcacacacgcaaaccctacccctatgagcacctccggaagactgagccggcggattggattttgaaattgacgaagtcaccacaggcgcctcgctgtcgacgggaacgtcgcctcccactaaatgaatattccgcctttatgagacacacagatgtcaaacccgaggtttgaactctggtgggctgaggATATAAccatcctcctaaccacccaacctcaggttggttctcataGACAAGTGATTTTGATTGCTTAGCACTCCTAGTTCAGCCTGATTGTTCTATATAAACTTCTAAAGCCTTATAATATCTATTCGAAAGTTTCTCAACCCACTTCATATCTTTTCATGACAGGAATTTGATGCAGTGGTAGGTGATATAACAATCTTGGCCAACCGTTCTTTATATGTGGACTTTACTCTTCCTTATACAGAGTCAGGGGTGCGCATGCTGGTTCCGGTGCTAGACCGGAGGAAGAAGACTCCATGGACATTCCTAAAGCCTTTGACAACTGAATTATGGTTAGGAACTGGGGCATTTGTTATCTACACTGGTTTTGTAGTCTGGTATATTGagcgaagaacaaagaaagaattCAGAGTCCCAGTAACTCAAAATGAAGAGGGAAATTTCGAAGGCCCCCTAGCCACTCAAATTGGAAAGGTCTTCTACTTTTCCTTCTCAACGCTCGTATTTTCTCATAAGGAAGGGATGACAAACAACTTATCAAGACTTGTAGTAATAGTTTGGCTTTTTGTGGTGCTGATAGTTCAGCAGAGTTACACTGCAAGTTTAAGCTCAATTCTGACAGTGGAACAACTTCAGCCAACATTCACCAGTTTAGAGGAAGTTATCAGCAAAGGGAGCCATGTAGGCTACCCTAGTGGTTCATTCATACCTGTGCTTTTGAGATGTTTGAAAATCGACGAATCAAAGATGATCGCCATAGACTCTGCGGAGAAAGTCCATGAAGCCTTATCAACTGGAAAAGTAGCGGTTATCGTTGATGAGATACCATACCTTAAGCTGTTCCTTAAAAAGTACTGCGACAACTACACTATGACTGGACCAACATACAAGTACAACGGATTTGGTTTTGTGAGTACCATTTCTTTAAACTGTTGTACAGTAGTATATCTCTGACTCTGCTAAATCCTAGACGATTTATATAATTTTCTTCTACCTTATTGTAGGATCCTTTTAGTAGCTCAAATATTTAGCATAACTGACTCATATTCATTTTGAGCAGGTATAGATGATACTGTAGCTTTCTCAGAGCTATGTCAGGTTTGCATTTCACCACTTACGCCTTTTCTGATGCTTATTTGGGTGCTACTTACATGTACAGGCATTCGCTCAAGGCTCTCCACTCACAGCTGATATATCTAGGGGGATACTGAAACTTCAATCAAATGGCAGAATGGTGGAGCTGCAGAAAAATTTGTATGGCGACAAGTCATGCCCAGACATAGATGACTCCCAAACTTCAAGCAGCCTTACATTGCGCAGCTTTCAAGCGTTGTTCATTTTCTCAGGGGCATGTTCAGTGGGTGCATTGTTCCTGGATGTTGTCAGAACTTATTACCGTGCACATGGATCGAACAGTGCAAGCAGGAGTCCTTCTAACACTCCAGATAATGATGAGCCCACAATGCCTGTTGGTAGTACAGGTGATACAGGAAGCCCACCAGAAGGAGAAGAAAACCCTGGTAGGGATCTTTTTGATGCAGGACGAGAGTCATATTCACTCATCAGGGGGCATAGGGAAAGACGTATTTTGTCTCACAGTGGGAGTTCATTGCGCCGGAGGCAGATAGAATTATCTAATGAACAACATGGTGAGTTGATTGCGCTGGAGGAAGATAGATCGTTGTAAGGATTTGTTGGCTTAACATTACATTTATGTTTATGTTTAGCTCTTTTGAATGCGTATCTCTTTTGCCACATTAGAAACTAATCAAAACTGTGAAGAGCAAGCAATTCTCATGCTTTTGATTCCAAGAAAATGTAATTTTGTAGCATGCATGCATGTTGATTTCTGCATCCCCCAAAGTGCAGTCAGATTATCAAATGGTGATGTATTGTAAGATCTGCTCATGGCATTAATTTGGCTAGTTTTATATCACTGTCACTTCATGCATGCTTGCTGATGGGACTGATTGAGAACCGAGGGCTAGTTCTGCCCACGTGCGTTTGAGTCTGGGCTGCACGAATTCTGCCTGGTTATATCCGCGTTAACTCATGGAGTGGTTTAATCCTTTCTAACAATGGGCATCTAAAGTATTAACTCTGGCCCATTTAGTTAATGggtcgggagtggtgttttggaacatgggagcatatgctccctctattttaaaattcatgttacacatattttgaatttaaaaaaaaaattaaacgaaaaattcgcatgtacatcttcacgtgctacgcgctcacaaagttgtttcataaaaaatggacttatcatgtgacgtgtgtaaaaaagacaaaactcagtgctaaaaataatgttttttacaagataaattttctcttttttacatagacgacaaaaaatattgatttttcgtgaaacttgacgaatgcacatatattatggagatgtacatgtagatttttttgtcaaaaaatttcgacaactcgaaatataatttttggtatagggagcatacgcacccgggatccgaattgaatttccgatggACTTTTATGATAATAACTGATGATGCACTTAATAGATGTGATAGGAACCAGATGAAACATCACATTTACCTTTAGCTCAATGGAAGGCGCAGATTGTTAGGGTAATAGACTTGCTGTATTACCAGggagccaaaggccacaatatatggtacaggtacaggtgcaaatatgcaggaagcctcctaacatatggggaaactacaatatataatatatacatctaacacccccctcaaactcatgatggatccacaacactgagtttgaagAGTAAGAAGTCATGATGTGCTCGGgtttgtgcctttgtaaagaaatccgccaactgcaaatctgaaggcacataatgaagcgCAACAACCTGAgcctgcacctgagcacgtgtataaaaagcatcaacaccaatatacttggtaagctcatgcttgaccggatcacgtgcaatactgatagcacatgtactgtcagacaaaagtggagtgagtgtcgtaacagagaccccaaaatctgcaagcaaccaccacaACCAGGtcccctcagcaatcaacaaagccataccccgcagctcagcctcaacactcgaacgggaaaccgctacctgtttcttcgtcttccaagcaacaagcgaaccaccaagaaacacacagtaagcagaaagtgaacaacgatccgtaggatcactcgcccacgtagcatccgagtagcacttgagctggagagagctggaactaggaaagaaaaggcgacgagtgatcatgctacgaagataacgaagaacgcggaggaga encodes:
- the LOC127298512 gene encoding glutamate receptor 2.5 isoform X1, translated to MTAATLLALLLLLVAGAYGIAAQGGGAAGTRPRRQQVVDVGVILDRKTWVGNMSWTCIELALEEFYAHPSHANHSTRLKLHLRDTVVDAVSAAAAGVYLLKNVSVRAIVGPQTSTQAKFLAQLGNKSSVPIISLASGGHSRSGLNPYFIRMAWNDSAQAKAIASIVQRYNYREVIPVYEDDDSNIKFIPDLVDSLRQVDTRVSYRCKIHPSAKDDDIMRAISSLRDHWTSVFVVRLSNTLALKFFQLAKKEEMMSPGFVWITAYGLTDIFDVVGSPALDVMQGVLGVKPHVQDTMELQSFRQRWRKKYRSENPGTSLSGPTVSGLYAYDTIWALALAAEEAGFVKSDFGLSTTNNGSTDFERIDTSKAAKKLRDSLLHVNFLGISGRFQIEDMQLVSASYSIVNIVGQKGRVVGFWTPGSGISSSLNMTADIHTIIWPGDTDTRPRGWLFPRNKTLNIAIPAKGGYGEFVRYENDPKGFSIDVFQEVVASLPYKVPMYYLPFEDGRGENNGTLDKLVYKVYLKEFDAVVGDITILANRSLYVDFTLPYTESGVRMLVPVLDRRKKTPWTFLKPLTTELWLGTGAFVIYTGFVVWYIERRTKKEFRVPVTQNEEGNFEGPLATQIGKVFYFSFSTLVFSHKEGMTNNLSRLVVIVWLFVVLIVQQSYTASLSSILTVEQLQPTFTSLEEVISKGSHVGYPSGSFIPVLLRCLKIDESKMIAIDSAEKVHEALSTGKVAVIVDEIPYLKLFLKKYCDNYTMTGPTYKYNGFGFAFAQGSPLTADISRGILKLQSNGRMVELQKNLYGDKSCPDIDDSQTSSSLTLRSFQALFIFSGACSVGALFLDVVRTYYRAHGSNSASRSPSNTPDNDEPTMPVGSTGDTGSPPEGEENPGRDLFDAGRESYSLIRGHRERRILSHSGSSLRRRQIELSNEQHGELIALEEDRSL
- the LOC127298512 gene encoding glutamate receptor 2.5 isoform X2; this encodes MTAATLLALLLLLVAGAYGIAAQGGGAAGTRPRRQQVVDVGVILDRKTWVGNMSWTCIELALEEFYAHPSHANHSTRLKLHLRDTVVDAVSAAAAGVYLLKNVSVRAIVGPQTSTQAKFLAQLGNKSSVPIISLASGGHSRSGLNPYFIRMAWNDSAQAKAIASIVQRYNYREVIPVYEDDDSNIKFIPDLVDSLRQVDTRVSYRCKIHPSAKDDDIMRAISSLRDHWTSVFVVRLSNTLALKFFQLAKKEEMMSPGFVWITAYGLTDIFDVVGSPALDVMQGVLGVKPHVQDTMELQSFRQRWRKKYRSENPGTSLSGPTVSGLYAYDTIWALALAAEEAGFVKSDFGLSTTNNGSTDFERIDTSKAAKKLRDSLLHVNFLGISGRFQIEDMQLVSASYSIVNIVGQKGRVVGFWTPGSGISSSLNMTADIHTIIWPGDTDTRPRGWLFPRNKTLNIAIPAKGGYGEFVRYENDPKGFSIDVFQEVVASLPYKVPMYYLPFEDGRGENNGTLDKLVYKVYLKAFAQGSPLTADISRGILKLQSNGRMVELQKNLYGDKSCPDIDDSQTSSSLTLRSFQALFIFSGACSVGALFLDVVRTYYRAHGSNSASRSPSNTPDNDEPTMPVGSTGDTGSPPEGEENPGRDLFDAGRESYSLIRGHRERRILSHSGSSLRRRQIELSNEQHGELIALEEDRSL